In Allorhodopirellula heiligendammensis, the following are encoded in one genomic region:
- a CDS encoding excinuclease ABC subunit UvrA: MKPTLSRRPRKNVTADDAPPIELRGCRVHNLQNIDVDIPRGKLTVICGLSGSGKTSLALDTLYAEGQRCYIESFSAYTRQYLARLEKPDCDSITGIPPAIAVTRAAAVKNNRSTVATATEIAEHIRLLFAKAADLVCYGCGRRVEIDSPQSVAAEMADPASGVDRAIVGFEIWLPNRAAASEILLGLQQEGYLRLILKGETFRLSDEDRGPMARRIGSRGVAAVVVVDRLSGDTELSRWTESLETAMAEGNGRAVVLLQRSQSNSAHVEDVRQTKPSLRLVKAPARTMTVDGRDMEQRVISDRRRCDECDIEYADPVPRLFNFNHPLGACPTCEGFGDVLRVDMSLVVPDPTMSIREGAIAPWNTPSYSHELDELLALADDFKIRVDVPFEKLKKSELKKIHAGVPEGKFGGLDGFFAWLDRKKYKMHVRVFASRYRTYSTCPTCDGQRLKPEALAYRIADKSIADVLAMRCDQVTEFLTNVTIDTNERKDHTADVDAMTLAMVAEASEQRQYAIAREPVRQILDRLQYLDAVGLGYLQLDRPLRTLSGGETQRIALTSALGSTLIGMLYVLDEPTAGLHPDDVRNLIQTIVRLRDRGNTVVAVEHNAQLIAAADHVIEIGPEAGVGGGKKTFTGTPQELLDDPDSLTGPYLCEQDNSNLKNADSTGHLGVSHDCRTGRKVTGASAQAADQSKVSGASSQAGDQSEVTGASAQAGDGGVRRPSHFIELRGASGHNLKQVDVSFPLGTLCVVTGRSGSGKSSLIHDTLFGAVTSELARRRGETPPSSAAATLPFESLRGVERIEDCLLVDQSPISRSPRSCPVTFAKAFDEIRKAFADTVDARIRNFKPGHFSFNSSAGQCAACEGAGVQTVDMQFLADVSMRCPECRGRRYRDEVLQVRYRDRTIAEVLEMTVGDAYRFFRSMPKAQARLKRLVDVGLDYIPLGQPATTLSSGEAQRLKLAAFLAGSTKRRTLFLMDEPTTGLHFADITRLIGCFDALIADGHSLVVIEHHPMLTAAADWIIEIGPGAADEGGRVVRSEANG; the protein is encoded by the coding sequence TTGAAACCCACCCTCTCCCGTAGGCCCCGCAAGAACGTCACGGCAGACGACGCGCCCCCGATCGAGCTGCGTGGGTGTCGCGTACACAATCTGCAAAACATTGACGTCGATATTCCTCGTGGGAAATTAACGGTGATCTGTGGACTTTCGGGGAGCGGCAAGACGTCGCTGGCCCTGGACACACTCTACGCCGAGGGGCAGCGCTGCTACATCGAGAGTTTTTCTGCTTACACCCGCCAGTATCTCGCTCGGCTGGAGAAGCCGGATTGCGATTCGATCACTGGCATCCCACCAGCGATAGCCGTCACGCGGGCGGCTGCAGTCAAGAACAATCGCAGTACGGTCGCAACGGCTACCGAAATCGCCGAGCATATTCGATTGTTGTTTGCCAAGGCTGCCGATCTGGTGTGTTACGGCTGTGGACGCCGCGTCGAGATTGATAGCCCGCAGAGTGTGGCAGCGGAGATGGCCGATCCGGCCAGCGGCGTGGACCGCGCGATCGTCGGCTTTGAAATTTGGCTGCCCAACCGAGCCGCCGCCAGTGAGATTTTGCTCGGTCTGCAACAGGAAGGCTATCTGCGTCTGATCCTCAAAGGCGAGACGTTTCGTCTTTCCGACGAGGACCGGGGGCCAATGGCCCGGCGGATCGGTAGCCGTGGCGTGGCCGCCGTGGTGGTCGTTGATCGATTGTCCGGTGATACCGAGCTGTCGCGCTGGACTGAGTCGCTCGAAACGGCCATGGCCGAAGGTAACGGACGAGCTGTCGTGCTACTGCAGCGAAGTCAATCCAACTCCGCGCATGTGGAGGATGTGAGGCAAACCAAACCGTCCTTGCGGCTGGTCAAAGCTCCCGCGCGAACCATGACCGTTGATGGACGTGACATGGAACAGCGTGTCATCAGCGATCGTCGCCGCTGTGACGAGTGCGACATTGAGTATGCCGATCCCGTACCGCGGCTGTTCAATTTCAATCATCCACTCGGCGCGTGCCCCACCTGTGAAGGCTTTGGTGACGTGCTGCGAGTCGACATGTCGCTCGTCGTGCCTGATCCCACGATGTCGATCCGCGAAGGCGCGATCGCACCCTGGAACACACCGTCTTACAGTCATGAGCTCGACGAGCTGCTCGCCCTCGCGGATGATTTCAAGATTCGCGTCGATGTGCCGTTTGAGAAGCTCAAAAAATCTGAGCTGAAGAAGATTCACGCCGGTGTGCCCGAAGGAAAATTCGGTGGCCTCGATGGCTTTTTTGCCTGGTTGGATCGCAAAAAGTACAAGATGCACGTGCGAGTGTTCGCGTCCCGCTACCGAACTTATTCGACCTGTCCCACCTGTGACGGACAACGGCTCAAACCCGAAGCGCTTGCTTATCGCATTGCCGACAAAAGCATCGCAGACGTGCTGGCAATGCGATGCGATCAAGTCACCGAGTTTCTAACGAACGTGACGATCGATACCAATGAGCGTAAGGATCACACTGCGGACGTTGACGCGATGACGCTCGCTATGGTGGCTGAGGCGAGCGAGCAGCGGCAGTACGCGATCGCGCGAGAACCAGTCCGTCAAATCCTCGACCGATTGCAATATCTCGATGCCGTGGGACTGGGATATCTCCAACTCGATCGACCGCTCCGAACGTTGTCAGGCGGTGAGACGCAGCGGATCGCTCTCACCTCGGCGCTGGGCAGCACCCTCATTGGCATGCTTTACGTACTCGATGAGCCAACCGCTGGCTTGCATCCCGATGATGTCCGCAATCTCATTCAAACCATCGTTCGGTTGCGTGATCGCGGTAACACCGTGGTGGCCGTCGAACATAATGCGCAACTGATCGCTGCAGCCGATCATGTGATCGAGATTGGACCTGAAGCAGGCGTGGGCGGCGGGAAGAAAACGTTCACGGGAACTCCCCAGGAGCTGCTCGACGACCCCGATTCGCTGACCGGTCCCTACCTTTGCGAGCAGGACAATTCAAATTTAAAGAACGCTGATTCTACTGGCCATTTAGGCGTTAGCCACGATTGTCGAACTGGTCGTAAAGTAACCGGGGCTAGCGCCCAAGCGGCTGATCAAAGTAAAGTAAGCGGAGCGAGCTCCCAAGCGGGTGATCAAAGTGAAGTAACCGGGGCTAGCGCCCAAGCGGGTGATGGAGGAGTACGGAGACCTAGTCACTTTATTGAGTTACGCGGTGCATCGGGACACAATCTCAAACAGGTTGATGTGTCGTTCCCGCTCGGAACACTGTGCGTGGTCACGGGTCGATCGGGGAGCGGCAAGAGCAGTCTGATTCATGACACTCTCTTCGGGGCCGTCACGAGCGAATTGGCGCGGCGACGGGGTGAGACGCCTCCCAGCAGCGCGGCGGCCACTTTGCCTTTTGAGAGCCTACGTGGTGTGGAACGAATTGAAGATTGCTTGCTCGTCGACCAGTCGCCGATCAGTCGCAGTCCTCGCAGTTGTCCGGTCACGTTTGCCAAAGCCTTTGACGAGATTCGCAAGGCGTTTGCAGACACGGTCGATGCTCGGATTCGTAACTTCAAACCAGGCCACTTTAGTTTCAACTCATCGGCCGGTCAGTGTGCGGCGTGCGAAGGTGCGGGCGTGCAGACAGTTGACATGCAGTTCCTCGCGGATGTGTCGATGCGATGTCCCGAGTGCCGCGGGCGACGATACCGTGACGAAGTCTTGCAGGTGCGATATCGTGATCGCACCATTGCCGAGGTGCTGGAGATGACGGTCGGCGACGCATACCGCTTCTTCCGCAGCATGCCCAAGGCGCAGGCCCGACTGAAGCGTCTAGTCGATGTCGGTCTCGACTACATCCCGCTCGGTCAACCCGCGACGACGCTATCCTCCGGTGAAGCCCAGCGGTTAAAGCTCGCTGCTTTTTTGGCTGGTTCGACCAAGCGTCGCACGTTGTTTTTGATGGACGAGCCCACGACCGGGTTGCACTTCGCCGACATCACGCGGCTGATCGGTTGTTTTGACGCCCTCATCGCCGATGGCCACTCACTCGTTGTGATCGAGCACCACCCCATGCTCACCGCTGCCGCCGATTGGATTATCGAAATCGGGCCGGGCGCCGCTGACGAGGGTGGTCGGGTGGTGCGGTCGGAAGCCAATGGATGA